A stretch of Macrobrachium rosenbergii isolate ZJJX-2024 chromosome 12, ASM4041242v1, whole genome shotgun sequence DNA encodes these proteins:
- the LOC136844494 gene encoding neuroparsin-A-like, translated as MKSFAACILMSLFFVLLLLQNSEGAPRCTQHDRPPPEKCTYGTVLDWCRNEVCAKGPGETCGGHFWEQGKCGEGTFCSCGTCTGCSVITRRCFRSALVC; from the exons ATGAAGTCGTTTGCTGCTTGCATTCTCATGTCtctcttctttgttcttcttcttctcca gaaCAGCGAAGGTGCTCCTCGTTGTACTCAACATGATCGCCCCCCACCAGAGAAATGCACGTATGGCACCGTTCTGGATTGGTGCAGGAATGAAGTGTGCGCTAAG GGACCCGGAGAAACTTGCGGAGGTCACTTCTGGGAACAGGGCAAGTGCGGCGAGGGTACCTTCTGTTCTTGCGGCACCTGCACAGGCTGCTCTGTGATCACAAGGCGATGCTTCCGCTCGGCCCTGGTCTGCTAA